The genome window gggagtccctctTCAAACTaaacgcaaaatggcgccactcccTGCATGTAAAGAGGCACACCGACCACATGTTCTTACCAAATTCCATCATAATTGGTTctgccatttccgagtaaatcgagtgtgacagactgacagacattgaatcgattttaataagggtttgtttcacacaaaaccttaaaatagaAGGAAGAGATTGGAAACGAGCTACTCCTCGTTGCAGTGCCAGAGATAACGCCGAAACCTGAATATAGGTGAAATATTGAAGACGACCAAACAACACCGTAATTCCAACTAATATCCAACATATACATTCATCCGTACTCCTCATAAAGAATGAAAGATATGTAAATATTCACAAGATAACCTCGGATATCCCAAATtcccaaaatccaaaaattgaCCAAAGGTAAAGTGCTAGGTGCGGTCAGGTACAATATTTAATCAACTAACTCCATAAGGTCATCCAATTGCTAATCAATTGCTCTAGCCAAAAAGACTCGTATTCCGAAAGATTCCTAGATATTGAGAAGAGAAAGGATATGCAATAAGAAACATTATTAGACAAAAAGGCGAGAAACTAATAAACCATTAGAGCTATTCCTCTAGAAATATGGATACAAACGCGCGTGGAGTctagaataaaacaaaatttgagaaGCTGATGTCATGTACAATCTATAGTTGAAAGACACAATTTGGAGCGTTGTGTGTAGAGGTTGGGCGACGGCTGTAGAGGTCATCTTTTATGACCGATGAAAAAAGGGTACTACAGTATTTCAACACGCCAGCCTCCAACTCGAACCTTTCATTATACCTTTTAACCGCTTCATGATTAGTGCTTTAATAAAGTTAAGTTATGGAGGCTGCACATAATTAGAGGAATATATACCCTAAATCATTCTTCAAAAACAACATCAAAATACTACTTTTTTGAATAGGAAGACTTGGTAAAATAATGTAATAATGATGTGCTCTTTGATCACTactgtttttttaaaaataaagcaaattaaACATatcaaccgaaggaagattgatattctttctagacggtatcccgaattactgataccaagggataacatgacaacgaggtttcacctcgataagaaatttgaaacacgtaggagtaacaaggcaaactgggagagcgtggctgcgacatacggcttaaatcagcaactgattacttggtaaactgatggatccctcacagcagagggagcgggtgccggtgtcattggtccaaagaaagtgtactttgagccaataggcaggtacactagcatattccagacggaaatgtacgccatagataaatgtgcctcctttaatctccaaaggaactatagaggacagaacatagctattcttaccgatagccaagcatcgatcaaggcacttaggtccaaccaggtgaactctaaactggtgtgggaatggcttgagagactgaatacactcggctgatccaacaaggtctggatacttcgggtgccaggccatgctgggttggaaggcaacgaggcagcggacgaactagccaaaaagggagcagggacgcctttacatgggccagaacctcTGGAAttcgaaatggtttcatggctatgactctaagaaatgaggaggaacggttgagggaactatactgggcgggcctaccagggatggagcagtccagggtgcttattgggggatacgaacccatgcgcacaaaggattgcttaaacctcaccaaaaataacCTCCGAATCATGTGGGAATTCTTACTGATCATTGtcgactgaactatcacctaggcaaactagggatatctacggacactgcctgcaggctttgtgaggagtatgacgaaacctctatacacgtcctaggacagtgtccggcacttgtgcaaagtaggtcgagacatctgggagaacacttaataccagatgcaaagctgaaagatctggaaggggggggggggacatactaaagttcctgacggttatagaccTGCTTGTGATATTATGATCAATAgacacactataaccagtaaaaagggcacaatagttctttaaaaacgcagtgcgactttcccttaacagaataataataacatatcaACTTAAGTTTTCCTATTATGACATAATCCGATGACTATTTTGTGCCGTTGCATACAGCATTCAGTCAAATACCATCATTGGGGTGCTGATTGTAATTTATCCTACGTTGTATAGAGTTAATCTCTCAATCCGCATTAACAAGGATGCGTCCATTTAATCATCTGCTTCATTATGCTAATCGGTTTCAACTATTGGCAACGCTAACGAAAATTAGACTGAGGTTTATTGACAAAACCCAGAATTCACATGCAAGTGAAATGTGAAATGTTCACATGAAAGTGAATGAAACCCTCTGCAGTAGACTTATGCCAATAACTATTTAGAATCCCTTTAAATTAAAGAATACAATCAAACAAGATAACAGCTCGCGATTTACAAATAACTAATttatttgcaataaaaaatgttttacttctcatgcattttcagattatttACGTTCATCAGTCTCAACGAAAAGCTACAATGCGATAATTACGTTTGTGattaaaaaaatagagaaaaccaAAGAAATATGAATATAATTGATAGAAAGTGCCTTTCAAGACTCATCTAAGAAGAAGCAATGTTTAATCCAGTTTAAGGGTAAAACATCTAAATTGGAAGAATTTATGATATTTCGAAAAGTGGAACCCAAAGGATCAACACTGAAGATCTCTGTTAATATTTAAGGGAAAATCTCGATAACTGTAGAGATCGTCATAATCAATGTGATTATAATTAAAAGGAGTCCTAAATAATTTTTACTAGTGCTCAGCTCCAACTCATAACCCCTCGGAAAGGAAACTCCAAAAATCCACCTTGAAATCAACTGGTTCGATCTCATGCCCATTAACTGAATCTAGCAATCCAAAACACACAATTACTGTGATCTCGTCAATTATAAACTTACTCCACAATGGCCGCAATGAAAGCCCACCAACGAGCTCCTCGCACTCCAGATAGCTACTTCAATGTCTCCGAATCGGTGACGCTCCTAAACATCGTGAAATCCGATCGCATTCAAAATGCATTTCAGTCAAATCGAAAGAATCATTCCTCAGTTTGGGAGATGGTTGCCTCCATCCTGAATCGGTACAATGATAAGAAGCGAACATCCAAGCAATGCTGTAATCGCTATGAGaatctcaaaaaaatttacacccaatTAAAACGTAATCCTGAGAAACATGTTCGTCGCAATTGGCCCTATATGGGTTTGTTCAAAGAAATCGAGGATCAACGGGGTGAAAGCTGGGGAACAAATCAGAAACGAATCAAAACCGAATCATACTATCAGCGACGAAgagcaatgatgatgatgaataacaaTACCATGACCATTGCGGATGGTATGGCCAAAGAACAGATGAATGGAGGAGGTGTCCAATCAAATCCTCTCGGACCTGCTGCGTTAGCTATTGAAAACGGGATATTTAATAATGGTAATAACAGTATTACGTTAATACGGAAAATGCCAAACTACATGAATCCACCAGTAACATCAGCAAATAACACACGGAATAATAATAGTGAAGACTGCGATGATGATGAGGAGGATGACGATGATACCAAGGACGATCACTTCAACTTTAGTGATATAGCTATAAAGTGAGTGCTGTAAAATTTACCATGATGAATATGGTTTCCGCTGATATCCAACACATATAAATAATTCTTTACTCCTTTCAGAAAAGAATATCCCGATTACGAGGAGGATAACGACAATTCATACATGCAGAACAACTATAATGGGTACGTATACATGAGCATACTAGTCCTTCTATTCATATCCATGGTTCCTTTGCACAAGCATTTATTCCAAATCTCGAGTTCAGAccgatttaaatttatttttagaatTCCCATTAAATGAAATACCCTAACAGTCGCGCAAACTGTGTCGCTTGAACCCATAAAACCAATATGGGTAGCATTCCGATGGTTTTGAGACGTTTACATGATCATCTCTTTTGAGGAATGCTTACCACATGTGTTTTGAGAAGGGTAGCAAGGGAATAAGTGAACATTCCGACCCTCTTTTGCGTTTTTGTTTTGCACATTGCCGGTGAACATTCCGGTTTTAAATTTCAAAGTAGTCAAGTAGAATAGTATGGTATGCAAAGAATCCTGGTAAGATTACTGACGAAACCAGTTGATCTTCTTTTTGGGAGGTAAAGACGAATTTATCGTAAAGGAATTTTTGTGATGAATGAGAAGAAGATAATGGTAACTGTTAGGGATGATATACTTTCATTAGACCTTATTGAGATTATGCAAAAATGAATGTATTTTATTGTGGTACACATGAAACTTACgtgcaaatattcaaaattttatgcTATGTGTTCACATATGTAGATCATACCGTTCTACCTTAAGTTACCTCCAAATATAGAAAAGGAGCTTGCCTTTGGCATGTTTAGTTTCTTTTCCAGTTGTTTGAAGTTAACATAAAAACTAGACCTGGGAGCGTATTGTGTTTAACCTTATCTTTTTGCGGCACACAAACTCAGTTATGCAATTTAGCTGTTgtcaatatatgtataatatgtaCAGAGTAGAAGTTTTTGATTTTATCTTCATTTAAGATCATGAATGTAATGAACATTACGATCCATATATTTTTAAGATAGACGATGTACTACATAATTTTTAGTCTCAGCACTTTTTAGTCCTTCAATTAGGACTAGCCAGTTTAGTGTCATGAGATCTGACGCTTGAATATATATTTTGCCCTTTTGTTAGAGCGTTCGCCATGTAAGCAATCACAATAATTACCTGCCTTCCCGCGGTAGAAAGGACTAATAGAATAAACCAATAGTGAGAAGTTAGTGGGAAACCAGGAGCTAAGTGGCAATTAAACTTCAAGCCAGGATGTGACTAGCGTGCTAAGGATTGAGACGATCATAGGATTTGAAATATGAGTGGGCAGTAAATAAGATGCTTTATGTACCAGCCGTGCCATAGTTTGGAATAATTTCATCTTGGGAAAAGACTTGAGATTTACTTACTTTTGACTTAAAAGCTAAACCTATGCCAGCCTCATatgataaaacaaaaacaaaatttcggTTCTGCCGATGATCTGGGCAAGAGTCGTAAACTTATCGATGGATATATATTCGGACACTACCTGACGTTTTTCCATATTAATCTGGTGGGAAACCGAACCGAGCAAAAAACGGGAAACCTCCAGACATACCTACTCCGAGTTATACCAAACCTAGGTGGAAGGGTTCATTTGAAGCAACTGTGGCCAAATATAAGCCGAAACGACAACGTTTTTCTGAAGATCACAACTCGTCAATCAAAACGGCTCGACGTTTGCAGCCAAGACTGTTCAAGTCGATGAATGGATCTTGCGCAACGACACTAATTCACCATGTCTGAGAGTGAAAGTGTACGGATAACCCCCAAAAGAGTTACTGAGCCGCGATCATTTAAAAAGCAATTTTTCTGACTTCTAGGCGAAGTGCGACGTTGAGATACTAAGGTTCAATGTACAATACCATCTCAACATTAATTCTGGGATGTTCCTAGGCAGTAGATCGATAAACAGAGCTGATATGTCAGGAGTTTTTCTCACTACAAGCGTTCCTGAAATTGATTTAAAAAGGTTGGTAAACTGCGGGGTCGGCTCACGATGTCTGAGAGAAGGAACGCTCAGTCTACGGCATCTTCTTTTAAGATGTGAATAAGGTGGAAAATCTCCTTTTGCGCCCCTTTAGTGGGTGTAGTGTATCTATTAACTATAACATGTCGATCAAGTATATGACCGATACGAATTTTAAGATGTTTCCTACTTTTACTTTGCACAATTATTGGATATTGTTATAGAATAAGGATGGAGTTTTCATCACTCTCCCCTCAAAATCTGTAAAAAGTGTACTCAGATATTCCTAGCTCCCCAGCTGCAGTAACTAGTGAGTATTCCTATTAAGGCTCTTCTTGATAAGATTTAAACAATCTTGCGATTGCTTTGGTTCGCACCCCCCATGAATAATCGTTCCTGATAAATTCACCCAGTATGGTTCCCTCAACTGCCTTTATTCATTTCTCAATGTGATGGCCATGAGTTTTTTTCTGATTCCACAAAAGTATTCTGGATaatataaaggcatccctgttcCTTTGCAAGCTAGCTCATTCACTGGCTCATTGGCTTCTAACCCAATATAATTTGAGCAccagaatatccagaccttattgtacgGGCCAACCATATTTCCATGCCAGTTTAAGATTCACGTGGTCAGACCTAAATGACTTTGATAGCCGCCTGGCCATCAGTCAGAATCGCAAGGCCCTGGTATCTACAATTTCTTAGAGATATAAAGGAGGCACACCTATATAtgtcgtatatttccgcctgaaatatacaGGTATGTTTATCCATCGGTTCAAAGTACGTTCTGTTTGGACCAATGATCCTTACGCCCGCTCCTTAAGCTGTGTGGGCCCCGTCAGTTAGCCGTAGATCACTGCTACTCTCCCCCAGTTTGCCAAGTTGCCTCATCGCGTTTGGAATTCCTTCTCGAAATGAAACTTCACTGTCATTTTGTTCCTTGGTGTCAATAATTCGGGACACCGCCTAgatcttctttcgatttagacAACTGTCGGCATCATCGATACTCTCAGACATTCTGAAGACTaccttccttgcctgcatctgtatgtaaaGTTaaagaggagtcaatcccagaaaGACCAAGGGTATCCCTGCCCTTGGGTGTGTGTTCATGACAATTGGATTCGTACTTATGCTTCAACTCACCTACTCTGTAGCATTCAGAAGACTAAAGTGTTCCCGGCTCTCTTGCGGGTTAGGGCATTTCGTATATCTGTATGCGATATTTTgtcgaaagctccttctatatttctttggtttctatattagcacgtaatacatccgtcagctaaTACAGAATGTATTACACGATGCTTCTTAAGTTAATATCCACAACGAAATTTATGTGGTGGGCTTGACTATTCTATGTGAGGTCAATATGAAAACTGAGAACAGATGACCTTGCATCTCATCTGGAACTAGTCGCCGTCCTCAAATTCGAAACGAAGAAAGCTCGAAAGCGTCGAAGCGAAGAATCTGGACGCTCTCGCCCTTTAGATGTCCTTAGATATGCAAAAGCCGGAAAAGATATACCATGGGAAAGAACAATGCCATTAATATGACCTTAGTTCTTGGAACTTTGATGTTATGTCGGATGGTTAGCCTATTTATCATATAAGAGTTTAAACCATTAATAGTCAAAACAATTGATTTTGACTACGTAATGTTGGGCGAAGTTGCAAGATAGAGCTGAAATTCAATGACTCATGTGCTGTTTGTTTATTTCAAATCACATGATTTTTTATCATTTCCCAGGGTATAGGCGTTTATTAtagattgaaattgatttttttactttcaaaatttttagtaaCGGCAATGTGGCAAACTTACGAAATCTCTGAAATCCATTGCTTTGCTTTTATCAtatcttattcactttatcaacaATAATAGCCAAGTGGTTTACCAATCGAGACATGTTTAGGTAGAATTCAAAACATCCAATACTGACTTGCATGATTTCCTGTTCTTAACTAGGATGAGATTCGGTTAACCTATCTTATGTTTAAATCAGTTTTTACTACAATATTCTGTTGCTTCGCCGTGGACGGATCCAAGCCCATTTAAGAGAGGAAAATTCACTATTGTCTGATAGCTGTTTAATACCTAGGCGTCACAGGGAGTACTATTAAGTCGGGAACTCAACACTCTGTTGATATAGTAATTCTCCTGTGAGCTTGGGGGGCTTAGAATCCACACAATATATTCCCAGCTCGTTGTAAAATGAAGCCTGGGAACCAATATCAGACCAAATATTAACTTCGGAATTCCGGTCCAGAATGAGTTAAGTAAGATTCTCGATGCaaaggagaaggatactttctatgagcaactcaatgcaatccaagagagaCCTCCTAAAGGTGGTTATTCTTGAACTCgcttggacatgtgatggggaaactcAGTTTCGATAACTGCAATGGGAATGGTAACAGATTGCTGACTTTCTGAAACTTCCGCTACCTCACACACTGTGAGTATGCCATAAAGTTTGTTGAGTTTTTATTGATCTATCTTCTGAATGTACGAAACAAGGAAGCGACGGTATCAACTTCGGGAGAGGTCATCACTTGTCCGCATCTTCTTGTGGGAGTGGTAAGCCTAGATCACTAAACCCTAACACAGTCCGCTTTCGAGAGTTGACAGCTACTCGGAAGCGGGAAAATTGTCTTTCTGGCTGGACGACATACATATTGAACAGCTCGTCGGctaatattgatgagcactgaGCCAGCGTCATAAGTGTTCATTTCTCTGACACAAGTGAAATGGCTGAGCACGCCCCGAAGAGGTGCACCATAAGAACTAGCTGACTGCCGAAACTTGGAAGCAGATCGTAGGGAACTAAAGGGTCTTATTGCCGCTACGAGTGGTGGTGAGAGTTCGGTACCGCGGCGGCCCTTGAAAACTGCAGCACAACATACGCCATGACAAACGGAATTTAGTATTACGCTAGTCAGGGACGCAAAATTTGACGCAAATAATAACGATTTCGCTGCCGTATATAGAAGAATTTGCAcgtggtcgcaaatttttcgatggtcctgtgaaagtTGTTaacatccacgatgatgagcattTTAAGAAATAGAACGAACATTTAACCAACGCTCTCAACCGAATAATGTCTGGCAAAATTCCACCTCTTATGGATAAGATGGCTTAGTACAGTGAACAAGGTGATTTCTGTCCTATGCGGAGTTCAAATCGCCACTGCACCGgatcttcatcgactttgagaAAACTTCCGGCAGCATCGACAGGGGGTGTATTTGAAATATGCTGCGCAGGAAGGGCACACCAGAGGAACTAATATCTATTATCAGACCGACACGTGACCGCGCTCGTGCTGTGTGAAtgaatttcatttgattttgcgGGATCATATTTCATAACATTAGATAAGAAAAGAAACTTTAAATAATTATTTCATTTGTTCTTTTACAGCCATCCGGAAATCTACATGAACGGCCACAATGATTCCGAACGCAATATCCTGCATCCTGATGTTATAGTTGACACCGATCACGTAACAGATTCATCGAGTATTTCGATGCGAACTAAGCGAAAATTGTCTACCTCAACAGATGCCGAGAGCACAAACTATGAACTCATTGAATATTTGAAGAAACGTGAAAAACgggatgaagaaatgttcaaacgTATGGAAGAACGCGAGGAGAGATTAATACGCTTGCTAGAACGTACAGTTGTTGCCATAGAACACATAGCTAGTCAGAATAGTACATAGTATTGCTTTTTCTATGTTTAAGTTTCACAGAAATGTATTCTCTTTTTGTTTCATAATCATCCATAAAACCAGTAGCCATGCTCattcatattttcatttttaaaccaTGTAAATttcacagacagacacacatacTATCGTTAAAACAAAAACATGTATTTATGAGATTTCTAGTatttagaaattatttttatagaaTAGAAATATTGGATACAACCACAATATATATTCCTTATGAGGAATGAAACTGacaaaattaaatatatttcaATCATAAGCAAAATGAAAGTTATAACAATAACCACAAGAAAAGTTGATAGTCTGCTCAAGCGGCCAAATATTATTACTAAAAAGCAATTTAATAAGTTAAGAGGAATTaagatatttaatttaaatttatttcatttcatctaATTTCTGTGTTCTCAAAATATGTTTATGTTTACACTTTGACTACACTAGATATATATAAATGTAGGTTTTATATAACTTACCCCATGACGTTCtagaattaattattatttttaaggtgaTCAAGAACCTAGTGCCATTTTTGTACCAAATTTTTTGCCagaataaacaaattaatttatATTATAGGAGCATATGAACCGAAAAGCAACAATGCAGTtatgttttttaataaaatgttttgttataagattggaagaaatcaataaaaaaactgTAGATACTGAAATAAATTCGTTTCGTTTCTAAGAAATTGGTTTTCCACATAAATAgggatatttttaataaatcgTTACTACGCACATTGTCCgtaaattatataattttcaggaaaaaaCCAATCCGAAATAAACTTTAttccaaaatttaaataaagGTTAAAAGTTGGGTACAGGGAAATACCAATTTATTATTAGAATTTCGTGGAGAAATTAAACCTGAATACTTTTCCCCATTCTtggaataaaacaaaaagttttCATTATAAATTTCCATTTCTGCAATGATAACCATTGGTTCCGATTACTCACTGTTCTTTTTATTCCCTCCATATTCTTATAAAATATATAGAAAAATTACCATTATTAATTTCACTGTTGATAACAAATTGTTGGTTactttactatcatttttaatttGAGTAGTACAAATATGTGTTTATTTATTTGAGTCATAATTTTCCACGCTTGTCATGGCTTATTAAAAGCGAATCCATATTATATAACAATAACGGTATTTAAATCTGAAGTGCAAAGATCCGAccataaattcaattttatcattaattcattattaattaaatatgaaTGAATTCGAGAAGCTTAATTGCTGTTTTGTTTGATAATATTGCAGAATCTTGCGCAATATTACAAAATGTAGCCATGATATCATTGGCTACATTAAATTTTGAGACAATAAAACGGGCTGCTTTTGTGGGATTCGGAACTTTTTCCTataaagaaatttaatttagaTTGCTAAAATAATGTGCTGTGTAGTTAAGCGATCGAAACTCAACATCTCGAGGAAGTGCAGAGATACTGTGCAACCTATTAATGCCATTCTTTAAGGCTGATGCTTACAAAAACCGGGAAGATCAGCTCTATACTGAGAACATTGCCGCAATGGTAAGGTGTTGATAGTGACTGAAACTTGTAAATCTTTTGCTGTTATTGTGATAATAAGATGGGTAGGACCATGTCTGCTATCCCATCTTTGCATTTCCCAGGATCACTCAGATCTCATCAGCGTCACATCAAGTTTGACTGCTATTTTCAAAAAGCTTGGCAAGATGCAACAAATTAACGCCACATAAGAATCAGAAGCGCTCTTTTGAAAGGATTTGTTCATGTTCCTAAAATTGTTCCTGAAAAACCGCACACATTCTGACGGCATTTGATATTGTCATCAAACAGGTTGCACATAATTTAACTACCAGGGTGGAGACTGTGCTTCCTAAAAGGCTGCCAAGAGCCTAATTTGACTTTTTCGTCAACACGTCTCTTCCACTCTATGTTAATATCTCCCAGAATCCGAAGGGGGAGGCTTTGGGCAACACACCTACATTGTTCAGTTCGTGCCCGCATTAGCTCACCAGCTTCGAGAAATTAACCGCCGACTCTAGGGCACTAAGGACGACTTGACTATTAGTCGAAATAGTTTTGCTTCGATTAAGTAACTCCTCAACTGCCGATAAATTTCCCATATAGCTAGTATCCCCATCTGTAAAACGCTGGCACATTCTCGAAGACTGCAATTTTGATGATTGTTTGTTATTGAGAAAACGCTGTCAGTGAAAGGTATCACAACCTTGCTACCAACCACCGGTCTTCGGCTACGCCTTAGTTAGGAATACCGCAGCAAAATTTCTATTGAAAATTAGCTTTCGTATAGCATAATCCAATTGAGGTGCCCAAATTTCCTATGGTAGCAGTTTCAAGATATTGATATGCTCGCAAGGTTTAGGTGTGAGATTTCATAATTTGTGGAGCCTGACAGCACTCCACAATACAATGTAGTTGATATGAAGGTTGAATGAAAGAAAGTGCAAGAGTATGTTAAGGATATCTATTTGGCAACATGGCTTAAATAGTGCTCACACCGTCGATTCTTTGTTAAGCTTAATCCTATTGTAGAAGATAAAACAAACTTCGGCTGGGTACATATACGGAACTCTTTTCGGAAGGTATTTTTGCAAACGAAAGAGCTATATAGGTTTTTCCAACAAACATTACGCAGTCCTATCTAGTCGCCAATTAAACTTCGTACCCAAGACCATTGCAAGATATTTTACACTGGAAGATAGTGACAGTTTTTgctcatccacaagaggagacaTTCAGGTATCTTTGGCTGAATAGCATTAGATCCATTCAGCGTAAAGTGGGCCATATCTTTGTCGATGCCCTACGAAAACCCTTGATAAGAAGAAAATATCCGCGATATCACTGTGACTATATAGTTATAACTGATTGAGGTGATCTAGCTCTTAGCAAAAATACTGTCCGCAGTGTAAGACACCTGTTCAACTCAATTAAAGCTTTTTGGATGGCTTGCCATGAAAGTCCTATGCTCAAGAAGCCAGCTGCTGGTAGCATTGGGGATAGAATGCAGTACTGACTAGTTTAATGTCCTTTGCGGTCCCATAGCCACTTCTGCCTGTCATCACAAACGTTTTACAAGTTTTTTTGCAGAATATTACCTCCAACATTTTGACATTTTGAGTCCAGCCAAGGCGGTTTTCTGCTATGGTGATACCCTTCTATGTGGGCATGTATGTTTAGACAGTTTCTATATAGCATATATTGAAAACTCTTCTATTTGCCTTTCTGAGATCAGTTTCTACCACAAAAATAATCTCCTTTTACTATATTTTACTGGGCATAAAATTAATAGTAGCAAAAACAAACCGCTCTTTTGGGGCTCTTCCAGCCTGAGCTTATCATTTGACACAATTGCACTTTTGGCAAACCCTAGATTCATTAGGAATCATCAAACAGAGTTGACTTGAGCTAGAGACGCAtgaggtgaaaaaaaaaatctcggaAGAACAAGACACTACAAATCACCTGGGACTATTAGAAGGATCTATCCTACAGTTCCACTGATCCAA of Hermetia illucens chromosome 4, iHerIll2.2.curated.20191125, whole genome shotgun sequence contains these proteins:
- the LOC119654381 gene encoding probable serine/threonine-protein kinase DDB_G0288147 → MAAMKAHQRAPRTPDSYFNVSESVTLLNIVKSDRIQNAFQSNRKNHSSVWEMVASILNRYNDKKRTSKQCCNRYENLKKIYTQLKRNPEKHVRRNWPYMGLFKEIEDQRGESWGTNQKRIKTESYYQRRRAMMMMNNNTMTIADGMAKEQMNGGGVQSNPLGPAALAIENGIFNNGNNSITLIRKMPNYMNPPVTSANNTRNNNSEDCDDDEEDDDDTKDDHFNFSDIAIKKEYPDYEEDNDNSYMQNNYNGHPEIYMNGHNDSERNILHPDVIVDTDHVTDSSSISMRTKRKLSTSTDAESTNYELIEYLKKREKRDEEMFKRMEEREERLIRLLERTVVAIEHIASQNST